The sequence CATATttgtatttaaaattaaatcgAATATATACACAAGATAATCAATCAAGCATGTACACACCGTAATATCTTCATCACTCTGAATTGTTATGGCCTATGAAAAAGAATATGGATTACTGATACTTGGtaagtattataaaaaaaacatgcatTAAGATAATATCTACAGCCTGGCTCTGTTTACAAGATGTTGATTAATTTTGAAAGGTATTTTGACTTTTGTGATACTACTgtatttgaaacttaatttCTTACTACACCCTACAGGGCCATAGGAACGAATTGTGGCCCATAATGACGGCGTAGCAGGCACAAAGCACTAAATGGtcataaaattttgaaaaattatatcatttagGTACATTCTGAGTACTTCCTGGTTGAAATTAGGAATGATATAAGCTCACAGTTTCACCATTTCTGCCACTAGGTACTATGGAGACCTACCCTAGGCATGTAGGAAGTCATAGGCAAGAGTCAGAAAATGGGGGGGGGGCATGGCTCCCCGGTTCCTACAGCCCTGCCCTAAAATAGATTTTAGTGAGTATTAGTACATACTTCTGCATTGCCCTCCTCTTCGTCATTATGTTCATTTGACTGAAATCAAATACAATTTCTTATAAGGActgaataatgatataaataccATTTGCTGAAGTAACTACAAATTTTACCTGAAGTGCAATATTTGGGGGTTTTTGCCCATACACACATTCATAGGGGGTACATTTTATTCGTGTGGAATACGTAGTGTTGATCATATCTAAAGAAGCAAAAAACATTGAGCATATAGGGGAAgcatattatgaattaatcaaGATATCGTGTTCAATTTTACTTACACATAATTCGTGGTAAATAATGATGCCATGGAAATTCTCCTTTTCCAGTGAAAGACGCTTTGAATGAGGCAATTTTATCAGCCACGATACGATGACCCCGTTCTACTAAGCCCTGGCTCTGGGGATGACGAGGTCTACCATGGACAATTTTACAGCTGGAGGGCCATTCAGACAGAAGATCACCCAGTTCCCGGTCAGAAAATTCACCTCCATTATCACATTGAAGAATTTTGGGTAGCCCAGTAAAACTGAATAGGATCCTGAGAGCATCTTTCACATCAGTCGCAAATTTTCCCTTCAAGGGccacagaaaatgaaatttggagGCATGGTCAATAGCATGCAATATGAAGCGATAACCTTCTGTTTCTTGACGTTGCATATCAATCAAGTCAACCTGaaatgaatatacatgtatgaattAACGATAATAGTACTCAGACCTTAAATAAAAGTTATGTCTTACCTGAATTCTTTCGAATACATTTTGGCTAATGATCGGAATGACTGGGGCTCTGCCAGTTTGCGATGATTTCAGTGTGCACACTTTGCATTTTTTCAAGGTATTCCTTACATGAATTCGAATGACACCGAAGTAGTTTTCTTGAACCTGAAAGTTGATCTTTTGAATAAGTGATTAAAGATATGATTAACTAAAACCTCAGGGAATAATTTTACCTTTTTAAATGTAGCATTCTCTCCACCATGCCCAATAGCCTCGTGACAGGATAATATGATTTGATCAAAATCTTCCAAAGGGATAACTCTGAGTTTCCTTGAAACCTGAAACAACCCATTTGGAgcaaatgaataacttctgtACATACtgcaataaaatgatattttccatgtaagATACGTACATCACTTTTGCATGGTGCAACTACATTCTTATCACCGTTTTCCTCCTCTTTTAAAGTAAAACCTTTGGTTTTGACCTGCAAAATAAGACGAAGCATCACTTCATAAATCAGTTCTATTATGAGAAAATTGTAGTGATACAAGTCGTCAAGCATTCACAACGAGAACATTTACCTGATGTCGGAATTTGGCTAAGCTTTGGCTGTTGGGAAAATAATTCTTAACATCTGGATGCATTGGGTTTTCAAGAAACTGTTTGACAACATCCAGATATTCTTTATCCATAACCGAGCTATTTTTGGCTAAAAAATGAAACACCTCTATTCACATTCATACATAGGCCTAATGCCTTATGAAACCAATCATTTTAATTTGTGGCCTAGCAGTAAGGAAAAAGATTCATTCCCACCAGGAAATCATTTctgattttataaaacaaaggtattttataaaacaaagGTGAGAATGTATCTGAATAACCCATGCTATCTTAGCTTACCTCTTTTTTTCACATCAGATCTTTTCACATCATCTGTAATTCtgttataaaatgaatgaaaatttattgtaGCGAATAAATTGGCCAGCTTTTAGTCTCAAGTATCTTACGTAATaaaatgaacaattttgtaTCCTAAAACAAACTGAACCATAAAGCGAATCTTAGGTTTAACCACCAGCATTTGtgggcattgaataatattttgtACCAATTGTGCTctttttttaatcaataaaGTTTTCTTGGTTAAACTAGTTGAACTGACAActtcgaaaaatatttgacagccaaaatttcaatattcaacaccccctgatGAACAAATACAGCAATAGATGAATGACACTGACTTTTAAATGCCATAGTGCCAATCAATTGAGCATATATACCATAATATTCCATGGTTAACATATAGCAGAAGCCATCGCCTTCTAACTCAACATAACCATACCATATCATGGGCTACCAATGTGCAATTGATTGggttaacaaaatatgcatacgTACCAATATAAAgggaaaatattaaatttaatatcaaACTATCCGTGGTGGGGAGAGAACAAAAGACCACAATTCCGAGCAAGGAGATGTATCCTACGATAATGCAGTCAATTATTAAACATTAAGACTATCAAGACCTGTTGAAATTTTTCCTGAAAAACcttttagaatataataagtttCATAGATAGACTTACTTAGATGATGCTTTCTTAGCAGAGTCATGTGCTTTCTCTGAATGATCTATAGGATTTGTATCTGAAAATCTATCATTAACATGGAATgaaattctagttttctaATGAGCATGTCTCAGTGGAAACGTCATTTCTCAAAACATACTTATCATCATCTGGCATGTGATCACATGACACAGAAGCTTTAGTGCGACTGTTTGAGGCCtatcaaatataaaatgtaGAGGGTTGACAAAACTATAAACTACATTCAAATATGGATGCACACAAGTGAGTTCAATATGGATGCACACAAGCGAGTGTAAGAGGAAAAAAATCAAGGgctataatctttaaaaactaGGTGCGCAATCAGAGTACGTCTGGAACCAGTCCAGTCATTCAACCAAATGCAGCAATGAACATCGATGAAACTCCATGAACTAGAGGACTGCAGATAAAAGCATCGGTAAATGACAACAATGCTTAGGCCAACACATTTTCAGGGATTTTTCACATGCTCTTTCTTCTTTCTCACGAAAAGGTTCAGACTCTAAAAAAAGAGCAATGTCCTTAGGGGGGTGCACGTGCCCTCTGCGCAAACCCCTGGATCAGCCGCTGACATATCTATATGTACGCACATATAGTGATTGTCCCTATGGTGCCAGTGAAGCCAATGTAGCATGTCCAAAATATCAACGAAATCCTATGCGCCAGAATCTAAAGGCTTCTTCGTCAGGGCGTGGCTATCTACAAGGGTCCGCCATCGTCAAACAGTCCCGGGGAGTGGTAGTGAAAAGGGAAAATGTCATCCTCTGAAGGTTGATGAATGAATAATGGCCGACTCCAGGAATAAAAGGTCTAAAAGGGGTAAACTAGTGTCCGAGATGAGTGCGAAATCTTTCCCAGGTGACTACATTATCTAAATGAAGTCACTTGACCAATCAGGACGAGTGTCTGCCAGGTACTCAATCAAGTCAGGGTCCTTGACAAGATATGAGATCAGTCATCCAAACACCGGCTCCTACTTCTCTGGTCCTCAGAGGTGTAGTGTCATTCCAAATGCCTCCAGCACATCACTACTGCAACCAGCCTCTTTGACTTGCCCTCACTTACTATGGTCTCACACATAAAATAAGCAAATCAAAAGAGACTTAGTCTTGAAAGATAaacaatatgaataatgagagaaatcccacaatagatTCAGCCAAAAATGTTAAGTTCTTGAGTAAAATTCTATATACATCGGTATAatctgatgatggctaatagtattTAGCATATATGTTGCTCAAAATATATACCACTTTGCtatagaacttttcattttggGCTGATTCTATtctgggatttctctcgttaggCATTGGCTTCCTCCTCTCCTGACAGTGAAAACGAAAAGAATTATAAACTTAACATATATCGATTATTATTTCATAGTTAACTTGTTCATTTTAcaattttacaaataaaatatgcgaataaaaaagaataaaattcataaatgagTAGAGAACTATACATTCATCTTAGTTTAATAATCCTATGTACATATTGCACATGACTGGATACAAGTAGGCCTAGCCTACTGAAATTTAGCATGATACACTACATCCTCGCACTAATAAAGTAGAGTAAAATGGGCCGCCAAGTTCCACAAAAAgttttaactcttaaatcgatttaatttcttcattaattcagtttatctttttttgatcaattttggctttaatcctttttgtgaaactgggccccaGATGGATGGAATAATTAGAAATATACGTACCCGGTAATAACATTCTAATCCTTAGCCATCACATACAATTTCATAGCGATACAATAATCTAAAGGTGTGAAAATGATCAGACTCCATTGCAAGATTCAAGATTCAAACAAGTCACACTGATCTCCACATGAAACCGACCATTTTCCGACACCCAAAATACAACATCTAAACCTACAACTCATAAACACATACAGGGGCGGCTGGGCGACGTGTAAAATGTTTCACATACCTGAGGGTCGGGTTGGTGTGAATTATCTGCTGTAGTCCTtgtctgaaaaataatatttagactcattacaaatatatactgCATCCTAAATTCCAAGTAATGacacatttttagaaaaatcaaCGTGTAAAATGTTTCACATACCTGAGGATCGGGTTGGTGTGAATTATGTGCCGTAGTCCTtgtctgaaaaataatatttagactcattacaaatatatactgCATCCTAAATTCCAAGTAATGacacatttttagaaaaatcaaCGTGTAAAATGTTTCACATACCTGAGGATCGGGTTGGTGTGAATTATGTGCCGTAGTCCTtgtctgaaaaataatatttagactcattacaaatatatactgCATCCTAAATTCCAAGTAATGacacatttttagaaaaatcaaCGTGTAAAATGTTTCACATACCTGAGGATCGGGTTGGTGTGAATTATCTGCCGTTGTCCTtgtctgaaaaataatatttagactcattaaaaatatatactgCATCCTAAATTCCAAGTAATGacacatttttagaaaaatcaaCGTGTAAAATGTTTCACATACCTGAGGATCGGGTTGGTGTGAATTATCTGCCGTTGTCCTtgtctgaaaaataatatttagactcattaaaaatatatattacatccTAAATCCTAATTACCGTTGTATCGTGCATTACTGGCGAGTTGAACCCTTAACCTTCTGGCAGCAAGATCATTTGCATGttgatgaaattaaacttCCGATTTTTGAAAGAGGGGGTACACTGGGTGGGGTCATTTTTGGGGGCCCAGCGCGAAAAGTGAAATCACTTCCAGGTTCGGATTCACGAGTATAGGCAGTTGCCATGTCTTAAGAGGCTCAACGCGCTGCGAGGCGCTTGTGACATAAAAACAATCTTTTAATGCGAGATAGGCCGGGCTATTGACTACAGTTGCCTACGGCAGATTCCCAGTGTGTCGACTCAGTAGCCTGCAGCAAGTTAAGGGTTAACTACATAAAGTTGAATATTATATGACAAAATAAGAAAGAACACATACTGGTACTTTTATATAAAATAGCATGTAAGCATTCTGGGATAGGACCCAATCCTTATTGGCTCTCAATAcctaaaataaagattaagtTACGTTATATTGTGCAAATGAACGGAACTAACTTCTCTGTCCTCATTTGATATTATGACAAAAATATACAGGATGTATGCTTGTTTTTCATATAGAGCTCCTGTGGTTCCAAAGGGTTTGTCCGCAGCgattattttatgataataaaacttTTGAGTCACTTTTGCCTGTAATTGCACATTTtgcattggtttttgttatataaTGTGACAGAATGGGCATGAACCAGATTAAAGAATTAGGTGCTGCGTCAGAATGGTGATTCGCCTTAGTTATCTGACTCATGTTCAAGACATAGCTGCCAGGTGTCTgatgaataatcaataaatgataaaatattcctGGTTGCAAATGATCAATGGATTTACAGTACCTTACTGTCATTTGTTTCAAACCATTTACCATCAATATCGCAAACAAAAGATATATAATGTCCTCCTTCCAAAGAAGAGCCTTGATGAACCACAACACTGCAAAGtttaaaattctgaaaaatatgtGACAGTGTTATTTATGTGCAGTATTCCTAAAAAACTAGAATATCTTCAGTAAATGAGCATACCTCGTTGTGGAAGCTAAGAACTTCATCAAATCTCACaaaatcatttcttttttccaATGTCTTACTGAATCTTAAAAGGACAAGACAGTCTATTAGTTATAACTCCACCAATCAATTCTAGAGATACTGTTCATACCGTATGCCATGCGTAAAATACCATTCTACAGGGTGCctcaaaaaatgtgttttcaGTTACACAAAAGCAGTTTAAGCAAATTGACAGATTAAGTATTTACCTGTTAATTTGAATAGCTAAACATTCAGGAGCCTTCAAAGGTTTAGTAGATTTCCTTGCAACCTTTAATTTGCAACTTCAATGAAAAACGATGGAAATGAAATCATAGCTAAAAGATAATACCTATAAATATGGAATCAGTACTTATGATCACtacatgaaataaacataACAAACTCACTGGGAACACTCATAGTCATCCAGTTCCTCActacaaaaatatgaattaagtAACGAGACAAGGGTTGTGACTCCTTTTCCTTTATCCTTCTGAAATACAAAGAAAATCTCAAATGTCATATAGGAACTATTTATAggaaacatatagaaatattcagCGGTTTAAGGGACCAAAAACACAGCTACACACCCCAAGTGATAGACTGAGGTTTGTGAATCCATCAGTTTGTGTTGATTCAGTAGAACAGGATCTACAGATGACTGAAAGAGAAAgtcataaaatattcaaacagggCTTACTGATGTGAAAATTAAgtgtagtaaaaatgaatgaatcattGCTTGAAAAGCTTTGCTACTTAAAATACCTTTTGTTTGAAGAGAACCATGGAAAAACTTAACAATCTGTTTAAAATCAgaactgaaaaaataaacacacattatattcatcatcTATCTAGCCTCAATTTTTTGATAAGTATAAACATAATTGCATTCGTTCATTCGCTCGTTgcttcattcattttgtttaccttgaattttcatcttcaattttaCTCATCCAACGAATGAAGAACTCATGGGCATCACACTGACGTCTTGAGTAGAGCCCTATATCTAAGATAAAATGGGGTGAAAATCAGTTTGGTTCAGTAAAGGAAAGTTGAAGAAAGAAGTGAGAAAGAAGCAAAACCACATTTTTTTCCAGTTCACCACGGTTGTGTATGAACACCAAACCATCCAGCTCTTCATTATAGAACAGATAGGCAAGGGTCTCATTCCTCGAGACATCACCTACATATTTTGATCATAGTAGTGTATAACATACATGAATAGCATAAAAGTCATGAAGCGAAGCAACATATATAAAACAGAAAACAGATGAAATAGGagtgaaatattcaatttgcACTGGTCATTGTGGTCACCTCAAAGTCTTCAGATACAGAAGCAAGTGGCAATGAGGCTCTAGTCATTTAAGACCCTACTCAAAATTAGGGGATACCTATGGAATTTCCAAGAAAATAACGCCTATGTGACTGTCATTGGTTTGGCAAGAAATCATactataattaaatatcatatcaaaaGTGTTTGATACAGGCTATTCCTAGTATAAGCCCATCTGATCACTTTTCCTGAGATAGGcacataaaatgttttcctaAATCGCTGCAATAAGGTGAAAAAAAGACTTTTGGTGCAACCACACAACTAGGACACCACGCCTACTGgcgaaatgcttgacaatctgaaaataatcaaataccACATTATTCCGTTATTCGCCTGGTGATCATACTCAGAAACGAATTAtgtaccttgaaactcacccaGCACGAATTTCAACACATTATAATGGCAAACCATAATCACTAccattaggaagctacaggtctCAGAATTCAGGGCACAAGTGAcctttttttgtcaaaatatcAAGGAACTTCATTGAAGCATATTCAAGATTTCCCAGCCAGCCATCTGGAATTTGAtcaggccagtttttggctcCAGATGCATCTAAAGTAGCTATTAACCTAATATCAAAACAAACCATTGAAGCATCAATTACAGTTCAATTTTCCACAAATTACTGGGGCCTGTCtacaaacaatgaatgaaaagtGAACAAATTAGGCCCGCTAGGatttaagtcccaagtgggttAAAAAGCATTTGCATTGTAATGAGACATAATCATGTGGATTACTTAATACTTAATACCCTGAGATGAAGCCTATATGTGTAGAGTATTTACATAGACAATGTGAAGCaaagaaaattgatgaaaaacaaataggaagattatataatataccAACCATTTTGCCATTATTCTGTCAGGAAaaggaaattgaaatataaacattagGTCAAAAACACTTTAATTCTCAAATTACACAACTAATCTAGTTTATGAATTAgagatattttatttcaaaggACTAAAAATTGCAGTATAATGAGAAATTATGATCAAAGTAAATACTTACTAGGCAAAAGACATTTCATGGCACTAGGATT is a genomic window of Tubulanus polymorphus chromosome 5, tnTubPoly1.2, whole genome shotgun sequence containing:
- the LOC141905353 gene encoding KRAB-A domain-containing protein 2-like, translating into MAFKTKNSSVMDKEYLDVVKQFLENPMHPDVKNYFPNSQSLAKFRHQVKTKGFTLKEEENGDKNVVAPCKSDVSRKLRVIPLEDFDQIILSCHEAIGHGGENATFKKVQENYFGVIRIHVRNTLKKCKVCTLKSSQTGRAPVIPIISQNVFERIQVDLIDMQRQETEGYRFILHAIDHASKFHFLWPLKGKFATDVKDALRILFSFTGLPKILQCDNGGEFSDRELGDLLSEWPSSCKIVHGRPRHPQSQGLVERGHRIVADKIASFKASFTGKGEFPWHHYLPRIMYMINTTYSTRIKCTPYECVYGQKPPNIALQSNEHNDEEEGNAEAITIQSDEDITMEPNASTTSQGFDFSELPIKRVKVANELATKEAHQKIRMAANLASLKGAKRMLKRGYKEQLIFKVGDFVTVKIPEQDRHKIDLRRLPGVVVQVKKFKNGNFYIIRTKYGVLDVALRADVLQRFVGEFDIPVAGWGSVPKLPIRTAAMAMSHSLKPASRCHCKANCSTLRCLCKKRGVICTASCHSGKSCEDDLTVPEEIRHCVDQIVNEIHMKECLKYGA
- the LOC141906157 gene encoding uncharacterized protein LOC141906157 isoform X2 — encoded protein: MSKIEDENSSSDFKQIVKFFHGSLQTKVICRSCSTESTQTDGFTNLSLSLGKDKGKGVTTLVSLLNSYFCSEELDDYECSHCKLKVARKSTKPLKAPECLAIQINRFSKTLEKRNDFVRFDEVLSFHNENFKLCSVVVHQGSSLEGGHYISFVCDIDGKWFETNDSKVLRANKDWVLSQNAYMLFYIKVPTRTTADNSHQPDPQTRTTAHNSHQPDPQTRTTADNSHQPDPQVCETFYTSPSRPCMCL
- the LOC141906157 gene encoding uncharacterized protein LOC141906157 isoform X1; this encodes MSKIEDENSSSDFKQIVKFFHGSLQTKVICRSCSTESTQTDGFTNLSLSLGKDKGKGVTTLVSLLNSYFCSEELDDYECSHCKLKVARKSTKPLKAPECLAIQINRFSKTLEKRNDFVRFDEVLSFHNENFKLCSVVVHQGSSLEGGHYISFVCDIDGKWFETNDSKVLRANKDWVLSQNAYMLFYIKVPTRTTADNSHQPDPQTRTTADNSHQPDPQTRTTAHNSHQPDPQTRTTADNSHQPDPQVCETFYTSPSRPCMCL